One Tepidimicrobium xylanilyticum genomic window, CCGCTCCTACCAAACAGATTAGCCCAGTTGAAAAGATAGAGAGAGCATATCTAAAAATAAGAAATAGACCTATGTGTAGTAGTAAAGACATGATTGATATAGTTGATGTTTATGAAAAATATAAAGACATTAACTTTATTTTGGGTGTTATGAAAACAACAGCAGAAGAAAACAAAGCTAGGAATGGACGGATAACAATAAACTCATTTAGCTATTTTATGCCTATATTTGAAGAAGAATGGGAGAAAAAACAGGTAAAAAAGGAGGCTGTAAAAAATGGATCAACTTCAAAAAATAGCAGAAAGAATTTTAAATTCGATAAAAGCCAATTCCTCTGGAACGGAGGAGAAGACTCACTATGAGTGCGAGATATGCAAGGATGAAGAATGGTTATTTGATATAGAAAATAATACAGCTAGGCCATGCAAATGCAGAGAAGTTAAATTATATAAAAGAATAATAGAATCATCAGGAATAACAGAAGCTTTTTTACAAAGAAATTTTAACAACTTTAAACCTACCAACAAAATAACCGCTGACGCTAAAGCTATGGCCATGGATTATGTAAAAAAGTTTGATAGTATTAAAAACTTAAGAAACAACTCAATAGCTTTTTTAGGACAAGTAGGAGCAGGAAAAACCCATTTAAGCATAGCTATAGCTAATGAATTCATGAAAAGAAACATTGGGGTTAGATACATGCAGTATAGAGAAGATATAACTAGAATTAAGCAAGTGGCCATGGATGAAGAAAGCTATGCTAAAGAAATAAACAAATACAAAAATGCAACAGTTTTACTCATAGATGATCTCTATAAAAATGCAACA contains:
- a CDS encoding ATP-binding protein, which codes for MDQLQKIAERILNSIKANSSGTEEKTHYECEICKDEEWLFDIENNTARPCKCREVKLYKRIIESSGITEAFLQRNFNNFKPTNKITADAKAMAMDYVKKFDSIKNLRNNSIAFLGQVGAGKTHLSIAIANEFMKRNIGVRYMQYREDITRIKQVAMDEESYAKEINKYKNATVLLIDDLYKNATHRTRAGYEVLNDADKRAIFEIVNYRYFKNAPMIISSEYLINDIIDFDEGIGTRITEMCKGHIIEFQGQELNYRLHKAL